GGTCCAACCGAAACTCGCGGGGCTTCGGGCTGTCCGGGTTGGGCAGCCGCAGCGCGGCGAGTTCCGCCTCGACTGCGGGGCCGAGCCCGGACCGGGGCGTACCGGGGGCGATGCGGCCCCGCTCGGCACCGACCAGCACGGTCTCCAGCGCCGTGGCCAGCGCTCGACCGCGGCCGAGCAGTTCACCCTGGCCGAGCACGGTGGTCACCGCCTCGATCACCTCGCCCCGGCCGGGGGCGGGCAGGTCCCGCAGCCGGGCCAGGTCGTCGGCCAGCCGTACGGTCTCGGCAGCCTCGCCGGTCCCGGCAGAGTGGCCGGCCGAGCGGAGTTCCCGGCACAGGTCGGTGACCGCCCGGGCGGTGGCGACCCGGATCCGTTCCGGGTCGCCGGCGGCGGTGAAGACGGACTGCTGCCAGCGCGGGTCGCGGATCCCGGCCGGGTAGCCGGAACGGGAGTCGAGCAGGTCGAACGCGTACGGCACCAACGAGGTTGTCGCCGTGCCATCGGCGCCGTCGGTGCTGGCTGGCCGGGTCTGGGTCGTCACGGAACGGACCAGACCGGACCGGACGGCGACGGTCTGGTTGGACGCGGCGGTCGACGGCGGATCGCCGCCGACCGTGCTGACGGCCCGCGCCGGCCCGTCGACGTCGGTCGGCGCGGCAGCGAGCATGGCTGAGGCATGGAAGGCGCCGATGACGGCGGCGACCCGCCGGCCGGTTGAGCCTGCCTCAGCCAGCACCCGGCGCATGTGCCGCTCACGCGCCAGGTCTCGGGCCGGCACGCCATCGCCGCGGGCGCTGTCGGCACGCATCGCCCAGCCGACGCCGAGGGCCGCCCGGCGGACCGCCTCGGGCGGACTGCCCGGGGCACGCACCTCGACCACCCGGTCCCACAGGTCGTCGCCGTCCCGGCCGGTGCTGCTGGCGCTGAGTGCGGCGGCGTAGCCGGACCGGCGTGGGCCGGACACCGGTTCACCGGCGTCCGGGACGGGATCGCGACCGGCGGTCGGGTCGGTGTCAGTGGCCGTGTCGGTGTCGGTGTCGGTGGCCGTGTCGGCGGCTTCCGCAGTCCAGCCAGGGTCGGCCAGCGGCAGGTCGCAGCAGACCACCTCGACGCCGCGCTGCCGGGCCCAGCGGATCGCGGCCAGTTCCGGCGAGAAGTCGGCGAACGGGTAGAAGCCCATCGGCCCGTCCGCGCCATGGCTGCCGACCAGGGCCAGCGGGGCCCGGGCGGCGGGGTCGGACAGGTACGGCAGCCAGTGCTGGAAGTCGGCCGGCAATTCGACACAGACCACCTCGGCCCCGGCAGCGTCGAGCAGTGTCGGGACCATCGCCGCGAGGGCCGGGCTGTGGTGCCGCACCCCGATCAGGTACGGCCGGACCGAACTGGCGAGCGTGTCGACCACGGCTCGCGGGTCGTGGCGTGTCGGATCGACGGTGGGCGGGGCGGCGGTCGGGGCAGCCGCACCGCTCGACGTGCTGGAAACGGTCGTCACCGCAGGTTCTCCCGCAGGTCCCAAAGCCGGCGCCACATCGCCGAGCCGTCCTCGGCGCGGCGGCGCACCGGGCCGTCCCAGTAGCCGAGCAGCCGGGCGTGGTCGTTCTCGTCGTCCTTGCGGACCACGCCGAGCAGGTGCCCCGGTACCAGGTCGAGCGCGTCCCCGCCGGGCAGGTACGCGGCGGCCAGGCCGAGCGACACCGCGACCTGCACGGCCTCGGCGGTTGACATCACGGTGCCGGGCCGTTCCACGTCCCAGTTCTCGCCCGACCGGCCGGAACGCAGGTCCCGGAACACGGTGACCAGAGCGTCCAGCACCGCGTCGTCGACCGTGTACGCCGCGCCAGCGCGCTGCACGGCGGCGGTGGCCTGCCGGCGAACCAGGTCGGTCTCGGTGTCCACGTCGGAGATCGGGTGGATGGTCTCGAAGTTGAACCGGCGTTTGAGTGCCGAGGACATCTCCGACACGCCCCGGTCTCGCAGGTTCGCGGTGGCGATCACGCTGAACCCGGGCATCGCGCGGATCAGGCCGGCGTCGGTGCCGACCAGCTCCGGCACGTTCATCCGCCGGTCGGACAGGATGGACACCAACGCGTCCTGGACCTCGGGCAGGCAGCGGGTGATCTCCTCGATCCGAACCACCTGGCCGGTGCGCATCGCGGTCAGCACCGGCGAGTCGACCAGCGCCTGCGGGGTCGGGCCCTGGGCGAGCAGCAGGGCGTAGTTCCAGCCGTACCGGAAGGCGTCCTCGGTGGTGCCGGCGGTGCCCTGCACGGTCAGCGCGCTGGTGCCGCAGACGGCGGCGGCCAGCAGTTCGGACAGCATTGACTTGGCGGTACCTGGCTCGCCGACCAGCAGCAGCCCGCGCTCACCGGCGAGGGTGACCACACACCGCTCGACCAAACTCCGCTCACCGACGAACTTCGCCGGGATGGTCATGCTGGCCGGCAGTTCGGTGCCGTCCGGACCGGTACGCCGGTCGGCGGGCAACTTCAATGCCTCGCCGTCGCTGCCCTGAACGAAGGTGACCACGGCGCGCGGGGTCAGCGCCCAGCCCGGTGGTCGGGCCCCGCCGTCGTACGCGGCCAGGAAGGCCAGCTCATCGGCGTACCGCTGTTCGGCGGAGAGGACCTGGGAGGCGGTCTCCGGCACCGCGGTGGGGCGGACGTGTTTCGTCACGGTCACGAGATTCCTCGATCTCTCTGTGGTTCGGATGGGACGTTTGGGAAAGGGGACGGTGGTGGGACGGTGCCGAGACGGCCGGGTCGGTTGTCGCGGATGCACCGCCTCGCGGGATCGGCGTCAGCGGCGGGTGCCGCCGACAGGCAGGTTGTCGAGCCGGGGTTGGTCGCCGTCGCGGATGCGTTGCCAGGCCCGTCGGTAGAGATCGGCAACCGGTTCGAACGGCACGGTCACGCCGAGCCCGGCGGTACCGTCGGGTGCGAGGTCGAACAGCGCGACCTTCCAGCCCTCGATCGGCGCCTGCCCGCTGCCGCGCTCCAGCCACCGACCGGGCAGGAACAGCGACCGGCCGGCCCGGGACCGGCTGGCCGCGATGACCAGGTCGGTGCCGGCCAGCTCCGCGCGAGCCGCGTTCAGCCGAGCCGGCTTCCAACCGGTCCACTTCGCCGTGTTGCGGTCGGTCGGGTCCGGCATGGCCAGCAGCATCAGGTACAGCGCCGCCGCGTCGATGCCCAGGCGGTGTTCCCCAGCCACCTCGGTGACCAGGTCGGGCACCGACCGGGTCGGATCCTGCGGCCACCACGTCCCGACCGCCGCCCGCGCGCCGCCGCCCGGCTCGCCCGGATCGCCGAGCAGCGCCGCGAACCGCGGGTCGCGGACCAGGCGCAGCGCCACCTCCATCGGGTACGGCTTGGCCGCGTCGCCCCGCAGTGCGGGCAGGTACG
The Micromonospora pisi DNA segment above includes these coding regions:
- a CDS encoding ATP-binding protein; protein product: MTKHVRPTAVPETASQVLSAEQRYADELAFLAAYDGGARPPGWALTPRAVVTFVQGSDGEALKLPADRRTGPDGTELPASMTIPAKFVGERSLVERCVVTLAGERGLLLVGEPGTAKSMLSELLAAAVCGTSALTVQGTAGTTEDAFRYGWNYALLLAQGPTPQALVDSPVLTAMRTGQVVRIEEITRCLPEVQDALVSILSDRRMNVPELVGTDAGLIRAMPGFSVIATANLRDRGVSEMSSALKRRFNFETIHPISDVDTETDLVRRQATAAVQRAGAAYTVDDAVLDALVTVFRDLRSGRSGENWDVERPGTVMSTAEAVQVAVSLGLAAAYLPGGDALDLVPGHLLGVVRKDDENDHARLLGYWDGPVRRRAEDGSAMWRRLWDLRENLR